From Macaca fascicularis isolate 582-1 chromosome 14, T2T-MFA8v1.1, a single genomic window includes:
- the TMEM9B gene encoding transmembrane protein 9B isoform X1, which translates to MATLWGGLLRLGSLLSLSCLALSVLLLAQLSDAAKNFEDVRCKCICPPYKENSGHIYNKNISQKDCDCLHVVEPMPVRGPDVEAYCLRCECKYEERSSVTIKVTIIIYLSILGLLLLYMVYLTLVEPILKRRLFGHSQLIQSDDDIGDHQPFANAHDVLARSRSRANVLNKVEYAQQRWKLQVQEQRKSVFDRHVVLS; encoded by the exons ATGGCGACCCTGTGGGGAGGCCTTCTTCGGCTTGGCTCTTTGCTCAGCCTGTCGTGCCTGGCGCTGTCCGTGCTGCTGCTGGCGCAGCTGTCAGACGCCGCCAAG AATTTCGAGGATGTCAGATGTAAATGTATCTGCCCTCCCTATAAAGAAAATTCTGGGCATATTTATAATAAGAACATATCTCAGAAAGATTG TGATTGCCTTCATGTTGTGGAGCCTATGCCTGTGCGGGGGCCTGATGTAGAAGCATACTGTCTACGCTGTGAATGCAAATATGAAGAAAGAAGCTCTGTCACAATCAAG gTTACCATTATAATTTATCTCTCCATTTTGGGCCTTCTACTTCTGTACATGGTATATCTTACTCTGGTTGAGCCCATACTGAAGAGGCGCCTTTTTGGACACTCACAGTTGATACAGAGTGATGATGATATTGGG GATCACCAGCCTTTTGCAAATGCACACGATGTGCTAGCCCGCTCCCGCAGTCGAGCCAACGTGCTGAACAAGGTAGAATATGCCCAGCAGCGCTGGAAGCTTCAAGTCCAAGAGCAGCGAAAGTCTGTCTTTGACCGACATGTTGTCCTCAGCTAA
- the NRIP3 gene encoding nuclear receptor-interacting protein 3 isoform X4, with translation METNLSKLRSGRVPWASKTNKLNQAKSEGLKKSEEDDMILVSCQCAGKDVKALVDTGCLYNLISSACVDRLGLKELVKSHKHEGEKLSLPRHLKVVGQIEHLVITLGSLRLDCPAAVVDDNEKNLSLGLQTLRSLKCIINLDKHRLIMGKTDKEEIPFVETVSLNEDNRKWWRAPIVPATQETEAGRSLEPRRSRLQ, from the exons ATGGAAACCAACCTGTCTAAGCTCCGAAGCGGCCGTGTCCCTTGGGCCTCTAAGACGAACAAACTCAATCAGGCTAAGTCTGAGGGGCTAAAGAAGTCTGAGGAGGATGACATGATTTTGGTTTCTTGCCAG tgtgctggaaaggatgtgaaAGCCTTGGTTGACACAGGCTGCCTATATAATCTCATCTCTTCGGCCTGTGTGGACAGATTGGG ACTCAAGGAGCTTGTCAAATCCCACAAGCATGAAGGAGAAAAGCTTTCTCTACCCCGGCATCTCAAAGTAGTGGGCCAGATTGAACACCTAGTGATCACACTGGGCTCTCTCCGCCTGGACTGCCCAGCAGCTGTGGTTG atGACAATGAGAAAAACTTGTCCCTTGGTCTACAGACTCTCCGATCTCTGAAG TGCATCATAAACTTGGATAAGCACCGGCTGATCATGGGGAAGACAGACAAGGAAGAAATCCCTTTTGTGGAGACAGTCTCTTTGAATGAAGACAA ccggaagtggtggcgtgcacctatagtcccagctactcaagagactgaggcaggaagatcacttgaacccaggaggtctaggctgcagtga
- the NRIP3 gene encoding nuclear receptor-interacting protein 3 isoform X3: MFYSGLLTEGGRKETDMREAASLRQQRRMKQAVQFIHKDSADLLPLDGLKKLGSSKDTCAGKDVKALVDTGCLYNLISSACVDRLGLKELVKSHKHEGEKLSLPRHLKVVGQIEHLVITLGSLRLDCPAAVVDDNEKNLSLGLQTLRSLKCIINLDKHRLIMGKTDKEEIPFVETVSLNEDNRKWWRAPIVPATQETEAGRSLEPRRSRLQ, translated from the exons ATGTTTTACTCAGGGCTTCTCACTGAGGGCGGCCGCAAGGAGACCGACATGCGGGAGGCGGCGTCGCTGCGACAGCAGCGCCGGATGAAGCAGGCGgtgcagttcatccacaaggactccgCCGACCTGCTGCCCCTGGACGGCCTCAAGAAGCTGGGCTCGTCCAAGGACACG tgtgctggaaaggatgtgaaAGCCTTGGTTGACACAGGCTGCCTATATAATCTCATCTCTTCGGCCTGTGTGGACAGATTGGG ACTCAAGGAGCTTGTCAAATCCCACAAGCATGAAGGAGAAAAGCTTTCTCTACCCCGGCATCTCAAAGTAGTGGGCCAGATTGAACACCTAGTGATCACACTGGGCTCTCTCCGCCTGGACTGCCCAGCAGCTGTGGTTG atGACAATGAGAAAAACTTGTCCCTTGGTCTACAGACTCTCCGATCTCTGAAG TGCATCATAAACTTGGATAAGCACCGGCTGATCATGGGGAAGACAGACAAGGAAGAAATCCCTTTTGTGGAGACAGTCTCTTTGAATGAAGACAA ccggaagtggtggcgtgcacctatagtcccagctactcaagagactgaggcaggaagatcacttgaacccaggaggtctaggctgcagtga
- the NRIP3 gene encoding nuclear receptor-interacting protein 3 isoform X5, whose product METNLSKLRSGRVPWASKTNKLNQAKSEGLKKSEEDDMILVSCQCAGKDVKALVDTGCLYNLISSACVDRLGLKELVKSHKHEGEKLSLPRHLKVVGQIEHLVITLGSLRLDCPAAVVDDNEKNLSLGLQTLRSLKCIINLDKHRLIMGKTDKEEIPFVETVSLNEDNTSEA is encoded by the exons ATGGAAACCAACCTGTCTAAGCTCCGAAGCGGCCGTGTCCCTTGGGCCTCTAAGACGAACAAACTCAATCAGGCTAAGTCTGAGGGGCTAAAGAAGTCTGAGGAGGATGACATGATTTTGGTTTCTTGCCAG tgtgctggaaaggatgtgaaAGCCTTGGTTGACACAGGCTGCCTATATAATCTCATCTCTTCGGCCTGTGTGGACAGATTGGG ACTCAAGGAGCTTGTCAAATCCCACAAGCATGAAGGAGAAAAGCTTTCTCTACCCCGGCATCTCAAAGTAGTGGGCCAGATTGAACACCTAGTGATCACACTGGGCTCTCTCCGCCTGGACTGCCCAGCAGCTGTGGTTG atGACAATGAGAAAAACTTGTCCCTTGGTCTACAGACTCTCCGATCTCTGAAG TGCATCATAAACTTGGATAAGCACCGGCTGATCATGGGGAAGACAGACAAGGAAGAAATCCCTTTTGTGGAGACAGTCTCTTTGAATGAAGACAA cACTTCAGAAGCATAA
- the TMEM9B gene encoding transmembrane protein 9B isoform X2 — protein MPVRGPDVEAYCLRCECKYEERSSVTIKVTIIIYLSILGLLLLYMVYLTLVEPILKRRLFGHSQLIQSDDDIGDHQPFANAHDVLARSRSRANVLNKVEYAQQRWKLQVQEQRKSVFDRHVVLS, from the exons ATGCCTGTGCGGGGGCCTGATGTAGAAGCATACTGTCTACGCTGTGAATGCAAATATGAAGAAAGAAGCTCTGTCACAATCAAG gTTACCATTATAATTTATCTCTCCATTTTGGGCCTTCTACTTCTGTACATGGTATATCTTACTCTGGTTGAGCCCATACTGAAGAGGCGCCTTTTTGGACACTCACAGTTGATACAGAGTGATGATGATATTGGG GATCACCAGCCTTTTGCAAATGCACACGATGTGCTAGCCCGCTCCCGCAGTCGAGCCAACGTGCTGAACAAGGTAGAATATGCCCAGCAGCGCTGGAAGCTTCAAGTCCAAGAGCAGCGAAAGTCTGTCTTTGACCGACATGTTGTCCTCAGCTAA
- the NRIP3 gene encoding nuclear receptor-interacting protein 3 isoform X6 encodes MFYSGLLTEGGRKETDMREAASLRQQRRMKQAVQFIHKDSADLLPLDGLKKLGSSKDTCAGKDVKALVDTGCLYNLISSACVDRLGLKELVKSHKHEGEKLSLPRHLKVVGQIEHLVITLGSLRLDCPAAVVDDNEKNLSLGLQTLRSLKCIINLDKHRLIMGKTDKEEIPFVETVSLNEDNTSEA; translated from the exons ATGTTTTACTCAGGGCTTCTCACTGAGGGCGGCCGCAAGGAGACCGACATGCGGGAGGCGGCGTCGCTGCGACAGCAGCGCCGGATGAAGCAGGCGgtgcagttcatccacaaggactccgCCGACCTGCTGCCCCTGGACGGCCTCAAGAAGCTGGGCTCGTCCAAGGACACG tgtgctggaaaggatgtgaaAGCCTTGGTTGACACAGGCTGCCTATATAATCTCATCTCTTCGGCCTGTGTGGACAGATTGGG ACTCAAGGAGCTTGTCAAATCCCACAAGCATGAAGGAGAAAAGCTTTCTCTACCCCGGCATCTCAAAGTAGTGGGCCAGATTGAACACCTAGTGATCACACTGGGCTCTCTCCGCCTGGACTGCCCAGCAGCTGTGGTTG atGACAATGAGAAAAACTTGTCCCTTGGTCTACAGACTCTCCGATCTCTGAAG TGCATCATAAACTTGGATAAGCACCGGCTGATCATGGGGAAGACAGACAAGGAAGAAATCCCTTTTGTGGAGACAGTCTCTTTGAATGAAGACAA cACTTCAGAAGCATAA
- the NRIP3 gene encoding nuclear receptor-interacting protein 3 isoform X2, whose translation MFYSGLLTEGGRKETDMREAASLRQQRRMKQAVQFIHKDSADLLPLDGLKKLGSSKDTQPHNILQRRLMETNLSKLRSGRVPWASKTNKLNQAKSEGLKKSEEDDMILVSCQCAGKDVKALVDTGCLYNLISSACVDRLGLKELVKSHKHEGEKLSLPRHLKVVGQIEHLVITLGSLRLDCPAAVVDDNEKNLSLGLQTLRSLKCIINLDKHRLIMGKTDKEEIPFVETVSLNEDNTSEA comes from the exons ATGTTTTACTCAGGGCTTCTCACTGAGGGCGGCCGCAAGGAGACCGACATGCGGGAGGCGGCGTCGCTGCGACAGCAGCGCCGGATGAAGCAGGCGgtgcagttcatccacaaggactccgCCGACCTGCTGCCCCTGGACGGCCTCAAGAAGCTGGGCTCGTCCAAGGACACG CAACCCCATAATATTCTGCAGAGGCGCCTCATGGAAACCAACCTGTCTAAGCTCCGAAGCGGCCGTGTCCCTTGGGCCTCTAAGACGAACAAACTCAATCAGGCTAAGTCTGAGGGGCTAAAGAAGTCTGAGGAGGATGACATGATTTTGGTTTCTTGCCAG tgtgctggaaaggatgtgaaAGCCTTGGTTGACACAGGCTGCCTATATAATCTCATCTCTTCGGCCTGTGTGGACAGATTGGG ACTCAAGGAGCTTGTCAAATCCCACAAGCATGAAGGAGAAAAGCTTTCTCTACCCCGGCATCTCAAAGTAGTGGGCCAGATTGAACACCTAGTGATCACACTGGGCTCTCTCCGCCTGGACTGCCCAGCAGCTGTGGTTG atGACAATGAGAAAAACTTGTCCCTTGGTCTACAGACTCTCCGATCTCTGAAG TGCATCATAAACTTGGATAAGCACCGGCTGATCATGGGGAAGACAGACAAGGAAGAAATCCCTTTTGTGGAGACAGTCTCTTTGAATGAAGACAA cACTTCAGAAGCATAA
- the NRIP3 gene encoding nuclear receptor-interacting protein 3 isoform X1, giving the protein MFYSGLLTEGGRKETDMREAASLRQQRRMKQAVQFIHKDSADLLPLDGLKKLGSSKDTQPHNILQRRLMETNLSKLRSGRVPWASKTNKLNQAKSEGLKKSEEDDMILVSCQCAGKDVKALVDTGCLYNLISSACVDRLGLKELVKSHKHEGEKLSLPRHLKVVGQIEHLVITLGSLRLDCPAAVVDDNEKNLSLGLQTLRSLKCIINLDKHRLIMGKTDKEEIPFVETVSLNEDNRKWWRAPIVPATQETEAGRSLEPRRSRLQ; this is encoded by the exons ATGTTTTACTCAGGGCTTCTCACTGAGGGCGGCCGCAAGGAGACCGACATGCGGGAGGCGGCGTCGCTGCGACAGCAGCGCCGGATGAAGCAGGCGgtgcagttcatccacaaggactccgCCGACCTGCTGCCCCTGGACGGCCTCAAGAAGCTGGGCTCGTCCAAGGACACG CAACCCCATAATATTCTGCAGAGGCGCCTCATGGAAACCAACCTGTCTAAGCTCCGAAGCGGCCGTGTCCCTTGGGCCTCTAAGACGAACAAACTCAATCAGGCTAAGTCTGAGGGGCTAAAGAAGTCTGAGGAGGATGACATGATTTTGGTTTCTTGCCAG tgtgctggaaaggatgtgaaAGCCTTGGTTGACACAGGCTGCCTATATAATCTCATCTCTTCGGCCTGTGTGGACAGATTGGG ACTCAAGGAGCTTGTCAAATCCCACAAGCATGAAGGAGAAAAGCTTTCTCTACCCCGGCATCTCAAAGTAGTGGGCCAGATTGAACACCTAGTGATCACACTGGGCTCTCTCCGCCTGGACTGCCCAGCAGCTGTGGTTG atGACAATGAGAAAAACTTGTCCCTTGGTCTACAGACTCTCCGATCTCTGAAG TGCATCATAAACTTGGATAAGCACCGGCTGATCATGGGGAAGACAGACAAGGAAGAAATCCCTTTTGTGGAGACAGTCTCTTTGAATGAAGACAA ccggaagtggtggcgtgcacctatagtcccagctactcaagagactgaggcaggaagatcacttgaacccaggaggtctaggctgcagtga